In the genome of bacterium, one region contains:
- a CDS encoding acyl-CoA dehydratase activase, which translates to MFGGGVDVGSTQTKAVILDGERRVRGRGLVDTGARLTDAAIAAFHQALQAANVLEADVGCVIGTGYGRFRVEFGHAQVTEISCHARGAVYLFPQTRSVLDIGGQDTKAISVAGTGQVLDFCMNDKCSAGTGRFLGAASQALEIPLGDLGPLALTAKHPVTMTTTCTVFAESEILGWLARGRKTEDVLMGVHVAIASRSLSLLRRVGVEPEITFTGGVARNTAMVKLIEELTGAPVNVSEESHYCGAVGAALHALDRVAAQAGVAAGGGL; encoded by the coding sequence ATGTTCGGCGGCGGCGTCGACGTCGGGTCGACTCAGACGAAGGCCGTGATCCTGGACGGCGAGCGGCGGGTGCGGGGGCGCGGGCTGGTCGATACCGGCGCCCGCCTCACCGACGCGGCGATCGCCGCGTTCCACCAGGCGCTCCAGGCCGCGAATGTCCTAGAGGCGGACGTGGGCTGCGTCATCGGGACGGGCTACGGCCGGTTCCGGGTCGAGTTCGGACACGCGCAGGTCACCGAGATCTCCTGCCACGCCCGTGGGGCGGTGTACCTCTTTCCGCAAACGCGCAGCGTGCTCGACATCGGCGGCCAAGACACCAAGGCGATCAGCGTGGCCGGCACGGGGCAGGTGCTGGACTTCTGCATGAACGATAAGTGCTCGGCGGGGACGGGGCGGTTCTTGGGCGCCGCGTCGCAGGCGCTCGAGATCCCGCTGGGGGACCTTGGGCCGCTCGCGCTCACCGCCAAGCACCCCGTCACGATGACGACGACCTGCACGGTCTTTGCCGAGTCGGAGATCCTGGGCTGGCTGGCCCGGGGCCGAAAGACCGAGGACGTGCTGATGGGCGTGCACGTGGCGATCGCCTCCCGCAGCCTGTCGCTGCTGCGCCGGGTCGGCGTGGAGCCCGAGATCACGTTCACCGGGGGCGTGGCCCGCAACACCGCGATGGTCAAGCTCATCGAGGAGCTGACCGGCGCCCCGGTCAACGTCAGCGAGGAATCCCATTACTGCGGCGCGGTCGGCGCCGCGCTGCACGCGCTCGACCGCGTCGCCGCACAGGCCGGCGTCGCCGCAGGGGGGGGGCTGTGA
- a CDS encoding acyl-CoA dehydratase activase, producing MSLTLGLDLGSTHTKAVIADSAGRILGRVTFHSGYNFAKAAARALHDVLETARIPQAEIGYIAATGYGRYMAPFRDLSITELTCHARALSWLFPGVRTLLDIGGQTVKAIRLDARGRVKAFRLNDKCAAGSGAFLEKTMRYLGYAAADIPTLSAAATDPATISSVCAVFAESEVINHLTAGRSAEDVCAGAVVALAERAGQVFKRVKPEPEYGLSGGLTRVPLMRWALETSLKCEFHVAPDDLGVYAGALGAALLAHERLCKLARQQTA from the coding sequence GTGAGCCTGACCCTCGGCCTCGACCTTGGCTCCACCCACACGAAGGCCGTGATCGCCGATTCCGCGGGACGGATCCTCGGGCGGGTCACCTTCCACAGCGGGTATAACTTCGCGAAGGCGGCGGCGCGGGCGCTGCACGACGTCCTGGAGACGGCCCGGATCCCGCAGGCGGAGATCGGCTACATCGCCGCGACCGGGTACGGCCGGTACATGGCCCCGTTCCGCGATCTGTCGATCACCGAGCTGACGTGTCACGCGCGCGCGCTGTCCTGGCTGTTCCCCGGGGTCCGCACACTGCTGGACATCGGCGGGCAGACCGTGAAGGCGATCCGCCTGGACGCCCGCGGCCGCGTCAAGGCGTTCCGGCTCAACGACAAATGTGCCGCGGGCAGCGGCGCGTTCCTGGAAAAGACGATGCGCTACCTGGGCTACGCGGCGGCCGACATCCCCACCTTGTCCGCAGCCGCGACCGACCCCGCGACGATCTCGAGCGTCTGCGCGGTGTTCGCCGAGTCGGAGGTGATCAACCACCTGACCGCCGGCCGCAGCGCCGAGGACGTGTGCGCGGGCGCCGTGGTCGCGTTGGCGGAGCGGGCGGGCCAGGTGTTCAAGCGCGTGAAGCCGGAACCCGAGTACGGGCTGAGCGGCGGCCTCACCCGGGTACCGCTGATGCGCTGGGCCCTGGAGACTTCTCTGAAGTGCGAGTTTCATGTGGCGCCGGATGACCTGGGAGTTTACGCGGGCGCCCTGGGCGCGGCGCTGCTGGCCCACGAGCGACTTTGCAAACTGGCCCGACAACAAACGGCCTGA
- a CDS encoding enoyl-CoA hydratase/isomerase family protein — MSVIQETVGTPVQPRAPESFQFQDILYEKQGWVARVTVNRPHVYNAYRTQTLVELREAFRDASYDDGVAVLVLTGAGEKAFCTGGDVTEYATQYTQRPRDYWKYMSVFVECHDLLRNLGKPTIARLNGIVAGGGNEFNMACDLAVAVEGITIRQVGTRVGSVAAGGATQWLPIMIGDRRAREMLLTCDPIDARQALEWGLVNRVVPREQLDTAVDELCQKLIDKFPECTRYTLQQANFWKDFAWSMTVGHARDWLSLHFATREPWEGMSAFVDKRPPSYRDVREDARDGGPAEFIWGPPARTCPSCGARGLPANMAYCGRCGQRLSP, encoded by the coding sequence ATGAGCGTGATCCAGGAGACGGTCGGCACCCCGGTTCAGCCGCGGGCGCCGGAGAGCTTTCAATTCCAGGACATCCTCTACGAGAAGCAGGGCTGGGTGGCCCGCGTGACGGTCAATCGACCGCACGTCTACAACGCCTATCGCACCCAGACCCTGGTCGAGCTACGGGAGGCGTTTCGCGACGCATCGTACGACGACGGCGTGGCGGTGCTCGTGCTCACCGGCGCCGGCGAGAAGGCATTCTGCACGGGCGGCGACGTGACCGAGTACGCGACGCAGTACACCCAGCGGCCCCGCGACTACTGGAAGTACATGAGCGTGTTCGTGGAATGCCACGACCTGCTGCGGAACCTCGGCAAGCCGACGATCGCCCGGCTCAATGGGATCGTCGCCGGCGGCGGCAACGAGTTCAACATGGCCTGCGATCTCGCGGTGGCGGTCGAAGGGATCACGATCCGCCAGGTGGGCACGCGGGTGGGCAGCGTGGCCGCGGGCGGGGCGACCCAGTGGTTGCCGATCATGATCGGCGATCGGCGGGCGCGCGAGATGCTGCTGACGTGCGATCCGATCGATGCCCGGCAGGCGCTGGAGTGGGGACTCGTCAATCGCGTGGTCCCCCGCGAGCAACTCGACACGGCCGTCGACGAGCTCTGCCAGAAGCTGATCGACAAGTTCCCAGAGTGCACGCGGTATACGCTCCAGCAGGCGAACTTCTGGAAGGATTTCGCCTGGTCGATGACCGTCGGCCACGCCCGCGACTGGCTGAGCCTGCACTTTGCCACCCGCGAGCCGTGGGAGGGGATGTCGGCGTTCGTCGACAAGCGACCGCCCAGCTATCGGGACGTGCGCGAGGACGCGCGCGACGGCGGGCCAGCCGAGTTCATCTGGGGGCCGCCGGCCCGGACGTGCCCTTCGTGTGGCGCCCGGGGGCTTCCGGCCAACATGGCCTACTGCGGCCGCTGCGGGCAGCGGCTGTCGCCGTAA
- a CDS encoding glucose 1-dehydrogenase encodes MTRHDQVAVVTGGASGIGKAVCLALAGEGARVAVADRDGEGAEAVAGAVTAAGGDGLPVRMDVTSRASVDEGLRQVLAHWERIDVLANVAGWDRIVPFADTTEEFWDRVIAINFRGVLATSHAVLPHMVEQRRGLIVNVSSEAGRAGSSGEAVYSGAKGAVIAFSKALAREVARHGIRVNVVAPGLTDTPLLQGLIADGNEKLVSAIIKATPLARLARAEEVADAVLFLASERASFITGQTLSVGGGLTMV; translated from the coding sequence GTGACGCGTCATGACCAGGTAGCCGTCGTCACCGGCGGCGCGAGCGGGATCGGGAAGGCGGTGTGCCTCGCCCTCGCGGGGGAGGGTGCCCGGGTGGCGGTTGCGGATCGGGACGGGGAGGGTGCGGAGGCCGTGGCGGGCGCTGTGACCGCCGCGGGAGGAGATGGCCTCCCGGTGCGGATGGACGTGACCAGCCGGGCAAGTGTCGACGAGGGGCTGCGACAGGTGCTGGCCCACTGGGAGCGGATCGATGTCCTGGCGAACGTCGCGGGATGGGACCGCATCGTCCCGTTCGCCGATACGACGGAGGAGTTCTGGGACCGGGTGATCGCGATCAACTTTCGGGGCGTCCTGGCCACGTCGCACGCGGTTCTCCCCCACATGGTTGAGCAGCGCCGCGGGCTCATCGTGAACGTGAGCTCCGAGGCCGGCCGGGCGGGGTCATCCGGCGAGGCGGTGTACTCCGGCGCAAAAGGCGCTGTGATCGCGTTCAGCAAGGCGCTCGCCCGGGAGGTGGCGCGCCACGGCATCCGGGTGAACGTCGTTGCGCCCGGCCTGACGGACACCCCGCTCCTTCAGGGGCTGATCGCGGATGGCAACGAGAAGCTCGTCTCGGCGATCATCAAAGCGACCCCCTTGGCACGCCTGGCCAGAGCTGAGGAGGTGGCTGACGCTGTGCTCTTCCTTGCGTCCGAACGGGCGTCCTTCATCACGGGCCAGACGTTGAGCGTCGGTGGAGGGCTCACCATGGTCTGA
- a CDS encoding MBL fold metallo-hydrolase, which translates to MSASDLIIHQVTLPVPFPLKTANVYLVGTGAGTILIDTAFYSPDAWAALRGEVAVFTAVHGQLGAIVLTHHHPDHIGMAGRLQEHYGVPVLASPGEAELVGRVWGPDADGGGTEFYKAHGMPAAALRSITRELDDLLAALAPLPLVDWIPTNCLLALAGAEFVPVLTPGHSPAHLCLFHPPSATLFVGDHLLPRITPNIGWYPYSGPDPLRDFLSALDAIEHLPVREAYPGHGAPILDIRARIAGLRAHHAERLRAVRALLDGTALTGYQVAEGLFGAGLPPQQARLAVVEMLAHLEHLRQRGDVAITWRHARAAYRAR; encoded by the coding sequence ATGTCTGCATCCGATCTGATCATTCATCAAGTCACGTTGCCGGTGCCGTTTCCCCTCAAGACGGCCAACGTGTACCTTGTCGGTACCGGAGCGGGGACGATTCTCATCGACACCGCCTTCTACAGCCCCGACGCCTGGGCGGCGTTGCGGGGGGAGGTGGCCGTCTTTACCGCTGTCCATGGCCAGCTCGGCGCGATCGTGCTGACCCACCATCATCCGGACCACATCGGGATGGCCGGCCGCTTGCAGGAGCATTACGGGGTCCCTGTGCTGGCGTCTCCCGGGGAGGCCGAGCTGGTCGGGCGGGTCTGGGGCCCGGATGCGGATGGGGGTGGTACGGAATTCTATAAGGCGCACGGGATGCCCGCGGCCGCCCTCCGCAGTATCACGCGGGAACTCGACGATCTGCTCGCGGCCCTGGCGCCGCTGCCGCTTGTCGACTGGATTCCCACCAACTGCCTGCTGGCGCTGGCCGGGGCCGAGTTCGTTCCCGTGCTCACCCCGGGACACTCGCCCGCCCACCTCTGCCTCTTCCATCCCCCCTCGGCCACCCTGTTCGTCGGTGACCACCTCCTGCCGCGGATCACCCCGAACATCGGCTGGTACCCGTACTCCGGCCCCGATCCGCTTCGCGATTTTCTCAGTGCGCTGGACGCGATCGAGCACTTGCCCGTTCGAGAGGCCTACCCGGGGCACGGGGCGCCGATCCTCGATATCCGGGCACGGATCGCTGGTCTGCGCGCCCATCACGCTGAGCGCTTGAGGGCCGTGCGCGCGCTTCTCGACGGAACCGCCCTTACCGGATACCAGGTCGCCGAGGGGCTCTTCGGCGCCGGGCTGCCTCCCCAGCAGGCCCGCCTGGCGGTGGTGGAGATGCTCGCTCACCTCGAACACCTGCGGCAGCGGGGCGATGTGGCGATCACATGGCGGCATGCCAGAGCGGCCTACCGTGCGCGGTGA